The Candidatus Neomarinimicrobiota bacterium sequence TGAGAGAGCTGGGACTCACGTATAAAGCACTGGAAGCAGAAGGCATCATGATGCCTGTGGTCCACAGTGAATCTGATTATTTTTATGGACCAGGTTTCGATGACCATCTGACCTGCATTACCGAAGTAACTGAATGGCCAAAGGGAAAAATGGAAATCCTGTACACATTGATCAATGATGATGATCCCGGAAAAATATTAAATCGTGGTAAAACAATACATGCATTTGTTAAAATGAATGGAAAACCGACAAGAATGCCA is a genomic window containing:
- a CDS encoding acyl-CoA thioesterase codes for the protein MIRYDYHFKVRYKDIDQMGVMYYSRYYEYFEAARTDMMRELGLTYKALEAEGIMMPVVHSESDYFYGPGFDDHLTCITEVTEWPKGKMEILYTLINDDDPGKILNRGKTIHAFVKMNGKPTRMPDSLKQVLAEKWKSEQ